The Pseudomonadota bacterium genome window below encodes:
- the aroQ gene encoding type II 3-dehydroquinate dehydratase has product MKTSLLVIHGPNLNLLGNREPEIYGTTTLPLINEQISQRASQLGLEVHCVQTNHEGEIVDLLQEAAHDCKAVILNPAAYTHTSIAIRDAIAAISIPVIEIHLSQISKREPFRHTSLTSPVCAGLISGFSYHGYLLAVEAAALLLQIKS; this is encoded by the coding sequence ATGAAGACATCATTGCTGGTTATCCATGGCCCGAATCTCAATCTCTTAGGAAACCGCGAACCGGAAATTTACGGAACCACTACCCTGCCCCTGATCAATGAACAGATCAGCCAGCGGGCCAGTCAACTAGGTTTGGAGGTCCATTGCGTTCAAACCAATCACGAAGGAGAAATCGTTGATCTGCTGCAGGAAGCAGCCCATGATTGCAAGGCTGTCATCCTCAATCCAGCGGCTTATACCCATACCAGTATCGCCATCCGGGATGCTATTGCCGCTATTTCCATCCCGGTCATCGAAATCCATCTAAGTCAGATCAGTAAGCGGGAGCCTTTCCGACACACATCGCTTACCTCCCCGGTCTGTGCCGGGCTGATCAGCGGTTTTAGCTATCACGGCTATCTGCTTGCAGTTGAAGCCGCCGCTCTGCTGCTGCAAATAAAATCATGA